The Deltaproteobacteria bacterium genomic interval CCTCGAGGCGCTCGCGCGCGACCGTGATCTCGCCGCCCGCCGACACGGATGGAACCACGGCGGCATAGCCCGACAGATCGGCCTCGGTCACCGGCAGCAGGGACGCCCACGCGCCGGGCTCACCCGGCACCGGCCCCGTCGGCTCGGAGTCGGCGCAGCGCACCGGTCCGGGGATCGGTGCGCCCGTCGTTTGCCACTCCTCGATGGCGAGCGCCGCCCGCGCGCCGTCGGCGCGCTCGGACCGGTCGACCGGAGCGATGATGCCGAGTTCCGCCAGCCGCACCGCGACCCGCAGCGTCTCGAACACCCGATACGGGCTGTCCTCGATGACGTCCGCGACCGTGCGCGCGCCGTCGAACAGCCGGGCCACGACGACGACTGGATGCGGCAAGCCGTCGAGCCGATTCGCGTCGAACGACCACACCTGCGCGGGAGACAGCGGCCCCGCCTCGGCGCGCACGGCCGCCAGAAACCGTTCCGCGTCGGCGACGATCTCGGCTTGCGACAGGGGGATCTGCCGCCGGCGAACGACCTCCTCGACGCGAACGTCGACGCGCGCGTCGGACCACAGCAGCAGTTGGTGCAGCGCCGCGATCCCGTGCAGCACGCCAACCTGCGCCGACGTCACCTCCCCCCGGTACAGGCGGAGTTCCCCGCGGCGGAGGCCGCGCACGAGCGTGGCGACGCCGTCCCACCGCGCTTCCCCGAGCGCGCGCACCAGCCATTGGACGCCGTACAGGTCGCGAAGCTCGCCGGCGAACGTCGGCGCCCCCGCTCCCTCGCGCCGAGCGGCGAGCAACCGAGCCAACACGACGACGTCGCGCGCGAACGCCGGACGCGGCACGAACACGGTTGCACCGGCAGCGAACGCACGCTCGCGAGCCGATTCGTCGCCGATGTGGATGACCGGGAGCGGCCGCCCCGACGCGCGGAAACCGCCCCGCAGCCGCTCGATCGCTTCGACACCGGACAGCTCGCTCACCCGCTCGCCGACGATCACGAGTTGGCGCTCGCCGAGTCGCAACGCCGCATCGACCGCGTCGAGCGACTCGGCCGCCGCGACACCGATGCCCTCGCGCTCGAACGCAAACCGGACGGCTTCGCGCGCGCGCGGCTCCGATTCCGCCAGCACCAGGCTGTTGAGCACACCCGCCATACGTCGGCCGACGAGTATAGCCCGGCCACCGCAGCGCCAGTCGCCCGGCGCATCCCCTTGGGCCGCCGCCGCCGCGACGGGTTCCGAGTTTCCGCTATACTGCGGCCGGATCAAGGCCGCGACTGCCCGTGATTACTCTAAAAATCGTCCAAGGAAGCGCCCGTGGGAAGGTGTTCGAGACGGACCGGCCCGCGATCACGATCGGACGCGCCGATACGAACACCGTCGTCCTGCCCGACTACCACCTGTCCGGCGAGCACGGGCAGATCTTCTGCGAGGCGGACCACTACATCTATCGCGACTTGCGATCCACGAACGGGTCGGTCCTGCGCCGCGACGGCCGCGCGATCGCCATCGACGCGACGACCGGCTACGAGATCACCCTGCGCGACGGCGACCAACTCGCGCTCGGCGACCCGCGCGATCCGGTGGTCATCGAGGTGTCTTTGGCGACTGCGGCGCCTGAGCAAGCCGAAGCCGCCGAGCGATTCATCGCGTCTCGGTCCATCGTCGACCTGCCGGCGGTCACCGACCGGGTCGAACACGATCCCAAGACCGCACTGCGGATCTACAAGGCGCTGGCGCCGCTGTCGTCGCGCCTCGACCTGAGCGAGGTGCTCGACGCCATCGTCGTCGCCGCGTTCGACTTGATCGAGCGCGCGACTCACGTGTCAATCCTGCTGCGGTCGGACACCGACGAGGACCGCTACACCGTGGCGCTCGCGCGCCAGCGCCAGAAACCAGGAGAGCGTCCGACGACGGAGGTCGGCGCGGACGGCGTGCGGGCCAGCCGGTCGATCCTGCGGCGAGTCCTGGCCGAGCGCGCCGCCGTTCTCACCGCCAACGCCCAGAAGGACATGCCCGGCTCCGAGTCGATCATGAGCGGCCGGATCTTTTCGATGCTCGCCGTGCCGTTGTGGCGCGGCGACGAGATCATCGGGCTCATTCAGATCGACAACCGCACCGGTAGCGGCATGTTCACCGAGCGCGACCTCGAAGTCGCGCTCATTCTTGGCGGCCAGGCCACACTCGCGGTCGACAATGCGCGGCTCGTCTCTCGGCTGAAAGTCGCTCAGGAGCAGCTGCGCGGGGAGAACGTCTACTTCAAGACGCGCGAGGCCAACCGGCGGTTCGAGAACATCATCGGTGAGTCGCGCGCGATGAAGGACGTGCTGGCGCAACTCGAGAAGGTGATCGACACGCGCGCGACCGTGTGCATCGAAGGCGAAACCGGCACGGGCAAGGAGCTGATCGCCAGTGCGATCCACTATCAGTCGCGCCGGGCCGACAAGATGTTCGTCGCGCAAAACTGCGCTGCGTTGCCCGAGAACCTACTCGAGTCCGAGCTGTTCGGGCACAAAAAGGGCGCGTTCACCAGTGCCGACTCGGACAAAAAGGGCCTGTTCGAAATCGCGGACGGCGGCACTCTGTTTCTCGACGAGATCGGCGAGATGCCGCTGTCGCTGCAGGCCAAGCTGTTGCGCACCCTGCAGGAGGGGACGATTCGGCCGGTCGGCGCCACCGCCGAGCGCGCCGTGGACGTGCGCATCATCTGCGCGACCAACCGCGATCTACAGGCGGAAGTGCAAAAGGGTACGTTCCGGCAGGATCTGTACTACCGGCTGATGGTGTTCCCGATCCGATTGCCCCCCCTGCGCGAGCGCCGCGAGGACATCCCGCTGCTCGCCGACCACTTCCTGCGGCGCTATTGCACCGAATACCGGCGGTCGGTCGCCGGTTTCTCACAAGAAGCGCTCGACGCTCTGTGCGCCTATCACTGGCCCGGCAACATCCGCGAACTCGAAAATGAAGTGCAGCGACTCGTCATCCAGGCCGACGAAGGCGCGTGGATCGAAGTCGAACACCTGTCGCCGCAAATTCGGAAGGTCGAGGGCACGATCGCGCGCATCGCCCCCAAGAAGGGGACACTCAAGGAGATGATGGAACAGGTGGAGCGGTGGCTGCTGGCCGAGGCGCTGCGCGAACACGGCAATAACAAGACCAAGACCGCGCAGACGCTCGGCATCACGCGCGAGGGCCTGCACAAGAAGCTCGCCAAGTACGGCATGTAGCGGCGTCGCGAGCCGCCGGCGATCCCGTCATGCGCGCCGGAAGCGAGCAAGTCCGCGGCGCAACGGCGCGATGAGCGGCGCGGGCCCGGTCCTGCGCGGCGGCCGCCACGAGACCACAGGCCAGCCGCGCGCGACCGCGACGCGGCGCAAGCGCGGATCCGGGTCGACCGCGACCGGGTGGCCGACGCGCTCGAGCATCGGCAGGTCGGTCAGGCTGTCGGTGTAGAACCAACTCGCGGCGAGATCGATGCCGTGCTCGGCCGCGAATCGCTCAGCGTGAGCGACCTTGCCGCGGCCGAAGCACAGCGGCTGCAGCGGACGCCCGGTGAATCGGCCGTCGACGACCTCGTAGCGAGTGCACAAAAATGCATCGAGCCCGAACTGGTCGGCGGCCATCGCCGACTCGTACGGGGACGACGACGTGAGGAGCACCAGCGGATGGCCCGCGGTTCGGTGGCGGTCGAGCACCTCCCACGCCCCAGGCGCCGCACGGCAGGCGACCTCGTCGCGATACCAGCGCTCGGTCCAGCCGCGCACGGTGTCCTCGTCGAGACCGGCGATCGTCTCGAGCGCTTTGCCCATCACCCGATCCATGTCGATCACGCTGAGCTTGTAGCCCGCGAGATACACGAGCGCCTCGACATACTGACGACGGGTGATGCGCCCGACCCGCAGCTCGCGCCGGATCCACAGCGCGCCGCTATTGACAGCGAGCAACGTCGAATCGAGGTCGAAAAACGCCGCCGGTTGCCCAGGTGCCACGCGCTACGTATAGCGCATCGACGGCCCCCGCGCTGGCGCGACGACGCCATGGGAACTCGCCAACCGTGACGGCCATCGCGGACCCGTTCCCGTGCGAGCGTCACCGTCCCTTGTGGATCGGCGTGTACTCGCTCGTCGCCCCGGCTTGCCCGCGCCGGGCAGTGCGTCTCGATCGTGCGCGGCGAACCGACGATCGCCGAGCCAGGTGGCTGTCGCGCATCGCCACGGGCTGCGGTCGCGCTCTGCGGGCGATCTCCGGTGTGCGTCCTCGCGCCGTTGAGTTGCGCAGGGTCATACGCGCCCTCGTGCGCTGCGGGGGTGCGCCGCACATCCCCTCTCGCGACTTCGCTGGCGCGCCCTACACGCGACAGCCGGCTACGGGCGGTCCCTGAACATGCGCTGTCCCTGAAGCGTCATGCCGCGTTGCTCCGCAGTTCCTTGGGCCCGCCGAGCGCCTTCGTCGCGCCTTGCCCGAGGTTCGATGGACTTGGCGCGGCGCGCATTGTATTCGGGGCCAGCGCTAGTTTCCCGCGCGCGTCGCGATCGCGATCTTCCGCAAGCCAGCCGACTTGGCCTTCTCCATGACGTCGACCACGCGCCGGTGCGCGGCCTCGCCGTCGGCCTGGATCACGACTTGAGTTTCCCGGTCCTTTCCGAAAGCGTTCTGGAACACGGTGGGCAGATCGGATTCGGCGACCGGCTGGCCGTTGACGAACACGTCGCCGCTCGCGGTGATGCCGACGACGAGCGACGCTGCACCCGGTTCGATCTCCTTGGCCGCGCCGTCCGGCAAGTTGATCTTGAGCCCGGAACGCTGCGCGTTGAGCGCACGCTGCTCGCGGCGCTGCATCTGGGTCACCGCCGCCGCAGCGTAGAACATCAAGATGATCATCAACACGAGGATCACGTCGGTCAGCGGCGTGATGTTGATCTCGGCGAAGATCGCGCCGCCGCCGTCCTCGGCCGGGTCGATCGACGCCGTCTCACTATGCGGCATCCCGATGGCCATCGTCCTCCTCGCCGTCTGCGTCGCGCGTGGTCGCGCCGTCGGTCTGGCCGCCCGCCTGCGGCCCGTGTGCCACGAGCACCTCGAGGAACTCGTCGGTGAGCAGCTTCATCTCGGCGGCCATCCGCGCCATCCGCTGGTTCAGGAAGTTGAAGATCACGACCGCCTCGACCGCCACGATGATGCCGGCGGCGGTAACGTACAGCGCCTCCGCGATCGGACCGGCGACCACGTCGATGCTGGTCTTGCCGCCCGCCGCGTCGATTCCGCTGAACGCGCTGACCACGCCGAGCACCGTGCCGAACAGCCCGATGAACGGCGCGGTGGCACCGATGGTGCCGAGAATCCACACCCACCGCTTCATATCGGTGGTCACTCGAATGCGCTCGCGATGGACGGCTGCCACCAGCTCCTCCTGGCTGGATCGACCGAACCGCTCGTAGCCGACCAAGAACACGTCGGCCAGTGGGGACTTCGACCGCTCGCACGCGGCACGCCCCTCGGCGAACGCGCCGCGCGCGAGGCACCGCGTAACGGTCTCGGTGAGCGCGCGCGCCTTGTCCATGAAGGCCCAGTGCGCGGTGATGCGCTCGAGCCCCACGGCGACGGCGAGCACCGAACAGCCGACGATGATCCACATCGGGACCCCGCCGCCGTGAATGATGTCCCACAGCGATTTATGCATGCGAAGCTCGAATTATGGCGCGAACGGCGCGCGGTAGCCACCGCCATCGAAATCGACGTACACCGGCGCCGTGACCGCCGTCGCCGGAATGCCGATGCCGCGCATCGCGGCGTCGATCGCCGCCTTGTCGCCGGTGGTGAGCACCTCCAGATTGGAGGCGTCGATGCCATTTTCCATCACGGGGAAGATGCCGCGATCGCCGCGCACGCGGACGACGACCCACGCATCGGTGCCGGTGGCCCCCTCGCGGTTGAGCATCGCCATGTCCGCCTCCGACAGCGTGAACGTCACCGTCGCCTCGTATCGCTGATAGCCGGGCGCCACATCGACCAGGTCCACGGTCATCGCGCGCGGCGCGATCGGCGCGAGCGCGCACGGCGCGTTGTCGGGCAGCGTATCGATGTCGCGACTGGTGAAACAGGCCGCCGGCTGCAGCCACGTCTCCTTCCGCTCGCGGCTGTTGGGCGTCGAGTTCACGAACAACTCGATCGTGTCGAACTCGGCCCAGTCCGGCGCGTACACGCGGATCGTGAGGTCGACGCTGCCGGACGTGCCGTCGACCACGCTGCCGATCGGCGACCCGGTGAAGCCGGCCGCATCGATCATAATGTGCGGCCCGTTGGTCATGATGATATCGCGCGGGGTGCCGCCGCGGCCGGTGAGCGTGTCGATGACGTCGTCGACGATGCCGGGGTTCGCCAGGTCGGCGGCCGTGTCGCCGGGTACGCGCACCATCGTCCGCGGCATGCCGGTGTGATCGCTCACGACCTTGTGCGTGTCCGAGTTGCCCATCGGCGAGATCTCTAGGCCGAACGACAGGAAGTTGAACCAGTCGCGCATCACGCGGTCGAGCCGCATGTTCTCGCGAACGCCGTCGCCGTTGGTGTCCTTCATCTTGTGGCCGTTCCACACCTCGAGCGCGTCGAAGCTGTCGTCCCAGATGGTCGTGACCTCGGGAAAGCGCAGCCACTGAAGCGGAACGGACCCCAGATCCGGATCGCCGTCGATCGCGCGCCGGTCGTAGTCGAACGTCAGCCCGCAGCGGTCGAAGTACTGCATCATGTCCGAGAAGTCGGCGGACGTGGCGCGCGGGTGGTTCACTTGAATGACCTCGGCGCCGGCGCTGCGCGCGGCATCCCAGATCTCGCCGGGGATCATCGCGTACCCGGCGGTGCCACGCGCCCAGTCGATCGCGCCATGCGACGGGTTGTCGTCAGTCGGTTTGATCGGAAACGCCTGGAAGTGGCCGAACGCGAAGGGAGTCACCTCCTCGCCCGGCACGGCCCGCAGGTAGCGGTCGAGCCCCATCGCCTCGATGATCGGCTGGAAGTCGCTCACGAAATCGTGGTCGGTCGACGCGAAGAATTCGACGCCCTCGGACACGAACGTGCGGATGCGGTCCTCGCGCGTGACGATCGAGTCCGGCGATCCGATCGAGTGCTGGTGGAACTCGGTCGCGAGGTAGCCGGGGGTCGGCGCCACCTGGCGCAGCCGGAACGTGAGTTCAGCGGGCGGGTCGCCGGCCACGATGTCCAAATCGGCCCAGTCGACCGACCATTCGGTGCCGCGCGTCGCGTACACGCGATAACGCCCCGGCGGCAGTTCGAGCGGCTCGTCCGCGCCATCCCCCATGTCGACCGACGTACCGTACGCCGAAGGGATCATCGTAACCACGCCGGTCATCCGGTCGGACGTGTCGAACAGGCGCGTGTCGGGCTGCGCCGGGTGCTCGCCGACGACGACGAGGCGGCCCGGAATCGTGTTACCCGTCTCGTCGTCGACGATCGTGTAGTCGAACGCGACCGGCTCCGGCAGCGACAGGTCGACCGACGCCGTCCCCGAACTGGCGTCGACCGCCACGGCATCGGACCGCGCGCGGTCGTAGACCTCGGCGCGCGCGAGATAGCGGCCGGGTTCGACCGTGGCGGTGAATGCGCCGGTCGCGTCCGGCACCGCGTACGTGCGCACGGGGTCGTCCGGGCCAATCGCGCCGTCGCCGTCGGCGTCCACGTACAGCCCGACGCGCACGCCGGGAGCACTTTCGCCGCCGGCATACCGCGCGGTGCCGGTGACGGTGGCCGCAGCACGCCCGCGCAGCGACAAGAACTCGCTCTCGATGTCTGCCGCGTCCGCCGCGACGACGACGTCCACTCGGTGCGTCGCGCCGGCACCCGGCGGCAGTTGGAAGTACCAGTGGTCCTCGTTGAGGACGTCGAGCAGCGCTTCGGCGCCGTACAGCACAATCGACACGCCCGCGATC includes:
- a CDS encoding FHA domain-containing protein, coding for MITLKIVQGSARGKVFETDRPAITIGRADTNTVVLPDYHLSGEHGQIFCEADHYIYRDLRSTNGSVLRRDGRAIAIDATTGYEITLRDGDQLALGDPRDPVVIEVSLATAAPEQAEAAERFIASRSIVDLPAVTDRVEHDPKTALRIYKALAPLSSRLDLSEVLDAIVVAAFDLIERATHVSILLRSDTDEDRYTVALARQRQKPGERPTTEVGADGVRASRSILRRVLAERAAVLTANAQKDMPGSESIMSGRIFSMLAVPLWRGDEIIGLIQIDNRTGSGMFTERDLEVALILGGQATLAVDNARLVSRLKVAQEQLRGENVYFKTREANRRFENIIGESRAMKDVLAQLEKVIDTRATVCIEGETGTGKELIASAIHYQSRRADKMFVAQNCAALPENLLESELFGHKKGAFTSADSDKKGLFEIADGGTLFLDEIGEMPLSLQAKLLRTLQEGTIRPVGATAERAVDVRIICATNRDLQAEVQKGTFRQDLYYRLMVFPIRLPPLRERREDIPLLADHFLRRYCTEYRRSVAGFSQEALDALCAYHWPGNIRELENEVQRLVIQADEGAWIEVEHLSPQIRKVEGTIARIAPKKGTLKEMMEQVERWLLAEALREHGNNKTKTAQTLGITREGLHKKLAKYGM
- a CDS encoding HAD family hydrolase, giving the protein MAPGQPAAFFDLDSTLLAVNSGALWIRRELRVGRITRRQYVEALVYLAGYKLSVIDMDRVMGKALETIAGLDEDTVRGWTERWYRDEVACRAAPGAWEVLDRHRTAGHPLVLLTSSSPYESAMAADQFGLDAFLCTRYEVVDGRFTGRPLQPLCFGRGKVAHAERFAAEHGIDLAASWFYTDSLTDLPMLERVGHPVAVDPDPRLRRVAVARGWPVVSWRPPRRTGPAPLIAPLRRGLARFRRA
- a CDS encoding biopolymer transporter ExbD — translated: MAIGMPHSETASIDPAEDGGGAIFAEINITPLTDVILVLMIILMFYAAAAVTQMQRREQRALNAQRSGLKINLPDGAAKEIEPGAASLVVGITASGDVFVNGQPVAESDLPTVFQNAFGKDRETQVVIQADGEAAHRRVVDVMEKAKSAGLRKIAIATRAGN
- a CDS encoding MotA/TolQ/ExbB proton channel family protein, whose protein sequence is MHKSLWDIIHGGGVPMWIIVGCSVLAVAVGLERITAHWAFMDKARALTETVTRCLARGAFAEGRAACERSKSPLADVFLVGYERFGRSSQEELVAAVHRERIRVTTDMKRWVWILGTIGATAPFIGLFGTVLGVVSAFSGIDAAGGKTSIDVVAGPIAEALYVTAAGIIVAVEAVVIFNFLNQRMARMAAEMKLLTDEFLEVLVAHGPQAGGQTDGATTRDADGEEDDGHRDAA